The following coding sequences lie in one Myxococcales bacterium genomic window:
- a CDS encoding alkaline phosphatase family protein, which yields MKRTHARWLAVAVCASGYSCAHAPVQPRDSNAKTIAADDRPRLVVVMVVDQLGSWILERYLPYLSPQGAFRTGMASGAYHQTVSYLHASTFTAPGHAATYSGASPAKSGICANVTWDRATQKRVRVVDKGKRAWLSDPNFFASPEALRVSSVADVLSTSTQGASQIVSLAYKDYAAVLAGGRNPSLVLWYAPNGQPPGFTTSTYYAERLPDWLVIWQAHHRPEDYMEIWHPIDEELLQRINGNDAGAGEIECSGLGTLFPHDPQATVSPALAFEGTPAANEYLFDLAWESIERLDLGKDKVPDLLMISVSSPDVIGHCYGTESWEYLDNLMRLDTLIAAFVTKVSISIPTAFVLTSDHGAAPMPEKRMRKHLPAGRIQTDALATIIQRAIENVMGEGQWVAHIEPPFVYLANSIHQGPRRERAVKAVLDTLSHVPGIEAALDISDVANWRNIASTLRYPVGLSVSDNLDADVYVLPSQYYIFDNDNKNGGTNHGTLWPYDRDVPFIMWGTGITHAESRERMDHRRVSSTIAALLQIPPPQRMPLAPLEGVSSLLIAR from the coding sequence ATGAAACGGACGCACGCGAGGTGGCTAGCTGTTGCGGTATGTGCGAGTGGATATAGCTGTGCGCACGCGCCCGTGCAGCCACGCGATAGTAACGCAAAAACGATCGCTGCTGACGATCGCCCGCGCTTGGTGGTGGTGATGGTCGTCGATCAGTTAGGGAGTTGGATCCTAGAGCGCTATCTGCCCTATCTCTCGCCGCAAGGAGCCTTTAGAACCGGCATGGCGTCCGGAGCCTATCATCAAACCGTATCCTACTTGCATGCGAGCACCTTTACCGCCCCGGGTCACGCCGCCACATACTCGGGGGCTTCGCCAGCGAAAAGCGGGATTTGCGCCAACGTCACATGGGATCGCGCCACGCAAAAGCGCGTGCGTGTCGTCGATAAAGGCAAGCGCGCCTGGCTATCTGATCCTAATTTCTTTGCTAGCCCCGAAGCACTACGTGTATCGAGCGTTGCCGACGTTCTGTCTACATCGACCCAAGGCGCATCGCAGATTGTCTCGCTCGCATACAAAGACTATGCGGCCGTATTGGCAGGAGGTCGTAATCCGAGCCTGGTACTTTGGTACGCGCCAAACGGGCAACCGCCGGGATTTACGACATCCACCTATTACGCCGAAAGGCTCCCCGATTGGCTAGTCATCTGGCAGGCGCACCATAGGCCGGAAGACTACATGGAAATCTGGCACCCGATTGATGAGGAACTCTTGCAGCGTATCAACGGTAATGATGCTGGCGCCGGAGAAATCGAATGTTCGGGCTTGGGGACATTGTTTCCTCATGATCCTCAAGCCACGGTCTCTCCGGCGCTCGCATTTGAGGGAACCCCCGCAGCGAATGAGTATCTGTTTGATCTCGCGTGGGAGTCCATAGAGCGCTTGGATCTGGGCAAGGACAAGGTGCCAGATCTCTTGATGATATCGGTTTCTTCGCCTGATGTGATTGGGCATTGCTATGGAACTGAGTCGTGGGAATACCTGGACAACTTGATGCGTCTCGATACGCTTATTGCTGCATTTGTAACCAAAGTAAGCATCTCTATACCCACCGCTTTTGTTTTAACCTCCGACCATGGAGCGGCACCCATGCCCGAGAAACGTATGCGCAAGCATCTGCCAGCTGGAAGGATTCAAACCGACGCGCTTGCGACCATCATCCAGCGTGCGATAGAAAATGTGATGGGCGAGGGCCAATGGGTGGCCCACATCGAGCCGCCTTTTGTGTATCTTGCCAACAGCATTCACCAGGGACCCCGTCGAGAGCGCGCCGTGAAGGCAGTTTTAGATACGCTTTCTCACGTGCCCGGTATCGAGGCAGCACTAGACATAAGTGACGTGGCAAACTGGCGCAACATTGCGTCCACACTACGATATCCAGTGGGGCTGAGTGTCTCCGACAACCTCGATGCTGATGTATACGTGTTGCCCAGCCAATACTATATCTTTGATAATGATAATAAGAATGGTGGGACGAACCATGGAACCTTATGGCCCTATGATCGCGATGTGCCCTTTATCATGTGGGGAACAGGCATTACCCATGCGGAAAGTCGCGAAAGGATGGACCACCGCAGGGTATCCTCCACGATCGCGGCGCTTTTGCAGATCCCACCGCCGCAGAGAATGCCGTTGGCGCCCCTGGAAGGCGTCTCTTCGCTGCTCATCGCTCGCTGA
- a CDS encoding ParA family protein produces the protein MKTIAIATIKGGVGKTIVSAHLAAGLARQGHQTLLLDLDPQGHATLLSGIDAHPEAFCVGDVLLRESQLKLQDVIVRNLHPNLDVAPAVIKMAAQERQLYTWALRLKTVLRALESLPQEPDVVVIDCPPHIGGFTEAALHAADLTIAPIPALAGSIHGLGDLETTWLEMRDGRGGELAGVINLWDQRTSVTNGVVLDMLHKLSTPILQTRIPKCEVINQAALKQMLVFQYAPTHPVTEVFDQLAKETWDRLMRFSLSEVAQISASEAYGSLTGESSTDGEWHVPVEATLGTDGYSIIQE, from the coding sequence ATGAAAACGATAGCGATCGCTACGATCAAAGGCGGCGTGGGGAAAACCATTGTGTCTGCTCATCTAGCAGCGGGGTTAGCGCGTCAAGGTCATCAAACACTACTCTTGGATCTTGATCCACAGGGACATGCGACACTGCTATCGGGTATCGATGCACATCCCGAAGCATTTTGCGTCGGCGATGTGTTGCTTCGGGAAAGCCAGCTTAAGCTACAGGACGTCATTGTTAGAAATCTCCATCCCAACCTGGACGTGGCGCCTGCGGTGATCAAGATGGCTGCGCAGGAACGTCAACTGTACACATGGGCGTTGCGTCTGAAGACCGTTCTTCGAGCGCTTGAGTCCCTTCCTCAGGAACCCGATGTGGTTGTCATCGATTGCCCGCCGCATATCGGGGGTTTCACCGAGGCCGCGCTGCACGCAGCCGACCTTACGATTGCTCCCATCCCGGCCTTGGCGGGGAGCATCCACGGCTTGGGCGATCTTGAGACCACATGGCTGGAGATGCGAGACGGCAGGGGCGGCGAGCTTGCGGGCGTTATCAACCTCTGGGATCAACGCACATCCGTCACCAATGGTGTGGTTCTCGATATGCTTCACAAGTTGAGCACACCAATCCTGCAAACACGCATCCCAAAGTGCGAGGTCATCAACCAAGCGGCGCTCAAGCAGATGCTGGTGTTCCAATATGCACCGACCCATCCCGTCACAGAGGTGTTCGACCAGCTGGCGAAAGAGACATGGGACCGCCTCATGCGGTTCAGTCTTTCCGAGGTGGCCCAGATTTCCGCATCCGAGGCGTATGGAAGTCTCACCGGGGAATCCTCGACGGACGGTGAGTGGCACGTGCCTGTAGAGGCCACGCTAGGGACGGACGGTTACAGTATCATTCAAGAATAG
- a CDS encoding OmpA family protein, with amino-acid sequence MKPFFKLALSTVLISGLATACGSSAVPKELVDARQAYAEASHGPALEHHPAQLHIAEQALKRAEWSYEDDGDTSKTRTLAYIALRKSQLADTEARTILASERKTEVDKAVKVSAIGELRKTRRQLAQERQARASAERRAKEAMDRLKESISRIGKIQEESRGTVITLSGSVLFKSGQSILMPGAQVKLDEVADAIKASNRKVTIEGHTDSRGKDSTNQELSEARAQSVLAYLVSKGVPAEDIKAVGIGASRPVADNATAEGRANNRRVEIILGQEKEPT; translated from the coding sequence ATGAAGCCTTTTTTCAAGCTTGCCCTATCCACTGTTTTGATCAGTGGCCTCGCGACAGCGTGCGGAAGCAGCGCGGTGCCAAAAGAACTCGTCGATGCGCGCCAGGCTTATGCCGAGGCGAGCCATGGGCCTGCTCTAGAACACCATCCAGCGCAACTACATATCGCCGAGCAAGCGCTCAAACGCGCCGAATGGTCCTATGAAGATGATGGCGATACCAGCAAGACCAGGACCCTGGCCTATATTGCGCTTCGAAAGTCGCAACTGGCCGATACCGAGGCGCGAACGATTTTGGCCTCGGAGCGCAAGACAGAAGTCGACAAAGCCGTGAAAGTGAGCGCGATCGGCGAGCTTCGAAAAACGCGCAGGCAGCTCGCTCAAGAAAGACAAGCGAGGGCTTCGGCCGAGCGGCGCGCCAAAGAGGCCATGGACCGCTTGAAAGAGAGCATTTCTCGCATTGGCAAGATCCAAGAAGAATCGCGGGGTACCGTCATTACGCTCAGCGGAAGCGTGCTATTTAAATCAGGGCAGTCCATATTGATGCCGGGCGCACAGGTCAAGCTGGATGAAGTGGCCGATGCCATCAAGGCCTCCAACCGAAAGGTCACCATCGAGGGTCACACCGATTCGCGCGGCAAAGACTCGACCAACCAAGAGCTTTCTGAGGCTCGCGCCCAATCCGTGCTTGCGTACCTGGTGAGCAAGGGCGTGCCAGCGGAAGACATCAAAGCAGTGGGTATTGGCGCCTCGCGGCCAGTCGCCGATAACGCGACCGCGGAGGGTCGGGCCAACAACCGACGGGTCGAGATAATTCTCGGCCAAGAAAAAGAGCCCACGTAA
- a CDS encoding DUF4398 domain-containing protein translates to MKLWSIGVLFIIGCASYPAPTSKMISSEAQIRAAREVGVSRHPQAALHLQLAEEQLAKAKTLVESDENQEAEYMLMRADADAELALALSREDQAKAQAEKALDEIRELQRPN, encoded by the coding sequence ATGAAGCTATGGTCAATCGGGGTTTTGTTCATCATCGGATGCGCGAGCTATCCAGCGCCCACGAGCAAAATGATCTCCTCTGAGGCCCAAATCCGTGCGGCTCGCGAGGTGGGTGTGAGCCGACATCCGCAGGCCGCCCTGCATCTGCAGCTCGCTGAGGAACAGCTCGCCAAAGCCAAAACACTCGTGGAAAGCGACGAGAACCAAGAAGCAGAGTACATGCTAATGCGCGCGGATGCCGACGCAGAGCTGGCGTTGGCCTTGAGCCGCGAGGACCAGGCGAAAGCCCAAGCAGAAAAAGCCCTCGACGAGATTCGCGAGCTTCAGCGCCCCAACTAG
- a CDS encoding long-chain fatty acid--CoA ligase, translating to MVTLFEQAVARFPDRPLFGSKQPEGTWRWMSYAEFAKEVVAMRAALAKLGVARGDRIACISNNRYEWAAIAYATYSLGAVVVPMYEAQQSKDWQYILKDSGAKVLFVATEELYQKLRPFFIDLPTLEHMAVLDSSAKSDVLDYAKLCNEGTSRSTPADHPDPDALCTIIYTSGTTGHPKGVMLSHANLASNVCALMEVFPMSAEDRSLSFLSWAHIFGQTVELHCLMAQGASMGISESVETIMKNLTEVRPTLLFSVPRIFNRIYAGVHNKMETEGGLKNRLFDAAKKNAQARRALAARNRKALGVELKHKLFDALVFRKVRARFGGKLKYAFCGGAAIAQPVAEFIDDLGIMVYEGYGLTETSPVVTANRPGARKLGSVGQALPGVRIEIEKGEIPDSKDGEVIVYGPNVMLGYYKLPEEDAKAFTPDRGFRTGDLGHLDNEGYLYLTGRAKEHYKLENGKFVSPEPLEEQLKLSPFILNAMVYGINRPYNVALIVADMDALGRWATQHDLASHDPKALLSRDDVREVFRKEIAACLDKARSYEKVERFALVHEDFTTANGMLTPSLKLKRRVVLARFGDMLNVLYP from the coding sequence ATGGTCACGCTCTTTGAGCAGGCGGTGGCGCGGTTTCCCGATCGCCCGCTTTTTGGCTCGAAGCAGCCTGAGGGCACATGGCGATGGATGAGTTACGCGGAGTTCGCCAAGGAAGTGGTGGCGATGCGAGCGGCACTGGCGAAACTCGGCGTGGCACGGGGCGATCGCATCGCTTGCATTAGCAATAACCGCTACGAGTGGGCGGCCATAGCCTATGCGACTTATAGCCTGGGGGCTGTGGTGGTGCCCATGTACGAAGCGCAGCAAAGCAAAGACTGGCAGTACATTTTAAAGGACAGCGGCGCCAAGGTGCTCTTTGTCGCCACGGAGGAGCTCTATCAAAAGCTTCGGCCCTTTTTTATCGACTTGCCCACCCTTGAGCATATGGCAGTCCTCGATTCCAGCGCCAAGAGCGATGTTCTCGATTATGCGAAGCTCTGCAACGAGGGAACGAGCCGTTCCACCCCGGCTGATCATCCAGATCCAGATGCGCTGTGTACAATTATCTATACCTCGGGCACGACAGGTCATCCCAAAGGCGTGATGCTCTCGCACGCGAATCTCGCCAGCAACGTGTGCGCGTTGATGGAGGTCTTTCCCATGTCGGCAGAAGATCGATCGCTAAGCTTTCTATCGTGGGCGCACATCTTTGGGCAAACGGTGGAACTTCATTGTCTTATGGCGCAGGGCGCTTCCATGGGAATATCGGAAAGCGTCGAGACCATTATGAAAAATCTCACCGAGGTACGACCCACGCTGCTATTTAGTGTCCCACGAATTTTTAACCGCATCTATGCAGGCGTGCATAACAAAATGGAGACCGAGGGCGGCCTGAAAAACCGGCTTTTCGACGCCGCGAAAAAAAACGCGCAGGCGCGCCGTGCACTGGCGGCTCGGAATCGCAAAGCGTTGGGCGTAGAGCTCAAGCATAAACTGTTCGATGCGCTTGTATTTCGCAAGGTGCGCGCTCGGTTCGGTGGCAAGCTCAAGTATGCGTTCTGCGGTGGCGCTGCGATTGCCCAACCTGTAGCGGAATTCATCGATGACCTCGGGATCATGGTGTACGAAGGTTACGGATTGACCGAAACCTCCCCGGTGGTGACGGCCAATCGTCCGGGTGCACGTAAACTGGGTTCGGTGGGACAAGCGCTTCCCGGCGTGCGCATCGAAATCGAAAAAGGGGAAATCCCCGATTCCAAAGACGGCGAAGTCATAGTGTATGGACCCAATGTTATGCTGGGTTACTACAAACTGCCCGAAGAGGATGCCAAGGCCTTTACCCCCGATCGGGGCTTCCGTACTGGCGATTTAGGACATCTTGATAACGAAGGGTATCTCTACCTGACGGGGCGGGCCAAGGAGCACTATAAACTTGAGAATGGAAAGTTCGTCTCGCCCGAGCCACTTGAGGAACAACTCAAGCTATCGCCCTTCATCTTGAACGCAATGGTGTACGGCATCAATCGGCCGTACAACGTGGCGCTCATCGTAGCAGACATGGACGCGCTTGGTAGGTGGGCTACTCAGCACGATTTAGCATCGCACGATCCCAAGGCGCTCTTGAGCCGCGATGACGTCCGTGAGGTTTTCAGAAAGGAAATCGCGGCGTGTTTAGATAAGGCGCGCAGCTATGAAAAAGTCGAGCGCTTTGCGCTCGTCCATGAGGATTTTACCACCGCTAACGGCATGCTGACCCCATCTTTAAAGCTCAAACGCCGGGTGGTTTTGGCCCGCTTCGGTGATATGCTAAACGTCCTTTATCCCTGA
- a CDS encoding DUF4230 domain-containing protein, whose amino-acid sequence MTDVSKAKPTWRARLRRVALLVLLLFAAATGAAILWGYQRVSQWFGPDDTLTVHPGASVIVAVHKLSRLESAQFNIERVVDLTDKQRALFGLLEVTDKILLVAAGEVTAGIDLQELKAEDVVVDMDRQEATLTLPPARIFSVRVDNERTYVHHRETDLLANRKDTLEAKARQEAERSIRQAALDGGILEHARRNAARTVESLLNSLGYTAVTVRWGDA is encoded by the coding sequence ATGACCGATGTCTCGAAAGCAAAGCCTACATGGCGCGCGCGCCTGCGCAGGGTAGCGCTTTTGGTATTACTATTGTTTGCTGCGGCTACCGGTGCCGCGATTCTCTGGGGCTACCAACGGGTGAGCCAATGGTTTGGGCCAGATGATACCCTTACAGTTCATCCCGGCGCCTCGGTGATTGTCGCTGTTCACAAACTCTCTCGGCTTGAGAGTGCCCAGTTTAACATTGAGCGTGTCGTGGATCTCACAGATAAACAACGCGCGTTGTTTGGCCTGCTTGAGGTCACCGACAAAATTCTCTTGGTCGCTGCGGGTGAAGTGACGGCGGGCATTGATTTGCAGGAACTCAAAGCAGAGGACGTTGTCGTCGACATGGACCGCCAAGAAGCCACTCTCACTTTACCGCCAGCGCGGATTTTTTCAGTGAGAGTGGATAATGAACGGACGTACGTGCACCATAGGGAGACCGATCTGCTGGCCAATCGGAAAGACACCCTCGAAGCAAAGGCGCGCCAAGAGGCTGAGCGAAGTATCAGACAAGCCGCCCTCGATGGCGGCATCCTAGAACACGCCCGAAGAAACGCTGCCCGCACCGTCGAGAGCCTCCTGAACTCGTTGGGATATACGGCGGTCACGGTACGTTGGGGGGATGCGTGA
- a CDS encoding 3-deoxy-7-phosphoheptulonate synthase, translated as MHYTTDDIRIEGLRPLIPPAILMEELPLPREGSRIVSKARQQIANCILGKDDRLIVVVGPCSIHEPKAGIEYARRLKRVADQWQRELIVVMRVYFEKPRTTIGWKGLINDPHLDGSFAINDGLRLARRFLLDVIALNLPAGTEFLDPISPQFLADLVSWGAIGARTTESQVHRELASGLSMPVGFKNGTGGSVQIAIDAIRSAAVSHRFLSVTKQGVAAIVTTKGNDHCHLILRGGSTGPNFSEEHLTGIAELLSHADLPRRVIVDCSHANSNKDHNRQIEVATNLAEQVSRGNQTIMGVMMESFLVDGRQEHRPGSALVHGQSITDACLSWERTEPIFGMLAKAVQKRRSA; from the coding sequence CTGCACTACACGACCGACGACATCCGCATTGAGGGACTGAGACCTCTGATACCACCCGCTATTTTGATGGAAGAGCTGCCGCTGCCTAGGGAAGGTTCGCGGATCGTGTCCAAGGCGCGCCAGCAAATCGCCAACTGCATCCTCGGGAAAGATGATCGGCTGATCGTGGTGGTGGGACCTTGTTCGATCCACGAGCCAAAGGCGGGGATAGAATATGCGCGCCGCCTGAAGCGCGTGGCCGATCAATGGCAACGCGAGCTGATTGTCGTCATGCGGGTGTACTTTGAAAAGCCGCGGACCACCATCGGTTGGAAGGGCCTCATCAATGATCCGCACCTTGATGGTAGTTTTGCCATCAACGACGGACTCAGGCTGGCGCGGAGATTTTTATTGGATGTGATAGCGCTTAACCTTCCGGCGGGCACCGAGTTCTTAGATCCCATCAGCCCACAATTCCTCGCTGATCTCGTCAGCTGGGGCGCGATCGGCGCTCGCACCACCGAAAGCCAAGTGCACCGCGAGCTGGCCTCCGGGCTTTCGATGCCAGTGGGCTTTAAAAACGGGACCGGTGGCAGCGTGCAGATCGCCATAGATGCGATCCGATCCGCTGCCGTCTCTCATCGCTTCTTGTCAGTAACCAAACAAGGCGTCGCCGCCATTGTGACCACCAAGGGCAACGACCATTGTCACTTGATACTGCGCGGAGGTTCGACCGGGCCGAACTTCAGCGAAGAGCACTTGACAGGCATCGCTGAGTTGCTCAGTCATGCAGACCTGCCTCGGCGTGTCATCGTAGATTGTAGCCACGCCAATAGTAACAAGGACCACAATCGCCAAATTGAAGTGGCCACCAATCTCGCCGAGCAAGTGTCACGCGGGAATCAAACTATCATGGGCGTGATGATGGAGAGCTTTCTAGTCGATGGGCGGCAGGAGCATCGCCCCGGTTCTGCCTTGGTGCACGGTCAGAGCATTACCGATGCGTGTTTGAGCTGGGAGCGAACCGAACCCATTTTTGGTATGTTGGCCAAAGCAGTCCAAAAGCGTCGGTCCGCTTAG
- a CDS encoding tRNA pseudouridine(13) synthase TruD yields MVSLPYLTHAVAPVSGTWREESSDFLVDEIAAYNPSGTGEHLFVRFEKREINTADAVRMIAKAIGADPGGAGFAGLKDRHAITTQWASFFHPSMPNSLDSLALPGIRVLEFAPHPHKLRTGHLHGNRFRIRLRGAAQQIAMVTETFRVLEQQGVPNYYGAQRFGHNNLARAKDWLIENRPPPRSRFDRKLLVSVLQSSVFNDVLSQRIDCQEMSTAIEGDLLRKENSGGMFTTSDLSDAQQRVMNWEISPTGPMVGLKMRWPEADALAREKAILAQSGIDDDVLNRFRRAGQGTRRPLRVKLGESRVSVHAECSNDLDIEFVLPSGSYATAVMREVLKSD; encoded by the coding sequence ATGGTGTCTTTACCTTACCTTACCCATGCCGTGGCCCCGGTCTCAGGAACGTGGCGAGAAGAGAGCTCCGATTTTCTAGTGGATGAGATCGCCGCCTATAATCCGAGCGGAACTGGCGAGCATCTCTTTGTGCGTTTTGAAAAGCGTGAGATCAACACGGCCGATGCCGTACGCATGATCGCAAAGGCCATCGGCGCCGATCCCGGTGGCGCAGGTTTCGCAGGCCTGAAAGACCGGCACGCCATTACCACGCAATGGGCCAGTTTTTTTCATCCCAGCATGCCCAACTCTTTGGATTCTCTCGCGTTGCCCGGCATTCGTGTGCTGGAGTTCGCGCCTCACCCGCACAAACTTAGAACTGGGCATCTGCACGGTAATCGGTTTCGAATTCGATTGAGGGGCGCCGCCCAGCAAATCGCAATGGTCACTGAAACCTTTCGTGTGTTGGAGCAACAAGGCGTGCCCAACTATTACGGCGCGCAGCGCTTCGGCCACAACAACCTAGCGCGCGCTAAAGATTGGCTCATTGAGAATCGTCCCCCTCCACGGTCGCGTTTCGACCGCAAGTTGCTCGTCTCTGTATTGCAGTCGTCCGTTTTCAATGATGTGCTCTCTCAGCGCATAGACTGTCAAGAAATGTCCACCGCGATTGAGGGCGACCTGTTGAGGAAGGAAAACAGCGGCGGCATGTTTACGACTTCTGACCTAAGTGACGCTCAGCAGCGCGTGATGAACTGGGAGATAAGTCCCACCGGTCCCATGGTTGGTCTCAAGATGAGATGGCCCGAAGCCGACGCCCTGGCGCGCGAGAAAGCCATTCTCGCGCAATCTGGCATTGACGATGATGTGCTCAATCGCTTTAGAAGGGCAGGCCAGGGCACACGGCGTCCGCTTAGAGTGAAGCTTGGGGAATCTCGTGTGTCTGTGCACGCCGAATGCAGCAATGATCTCGATATTGAATTTGTCCTTCCTTCTGGCTCATACGCAACTGCCGTGATGCGAGAGGTGCTCAAGTCGGACTAA